A window of the Gossypium hirsutum isolate 1008001.06 chromosome A03, Gossypium_hirsutum_v2.1, whole genome shotgun sequence genome harbors these coding sequences:
- the LOC107947347 gene encoding cell number regulator 6 — MADAQSRYVKLTKDQVPLEDIQPGELNQPIDVPQLHVRKCNECGQPLPENFEPPAVEPWTTGIFGCAEDTESCWTGLFCPCVLFGRNIESLRDDTPWTTPCICHAICVEGGIALAVATAFVHGIEPKTTFLIYEGLLFAWWMCGIYTGLSRQSLQKKYHLKNSPCDPCMVHCCMHWCALCQEHREMKGRLSDDFVMPMTVVNPPPVQEMTANNENQDSTPPPSGTSTNLEMQAL; from the exons ATGGCGGACGCGCAATCCAGATACGTTAAGCTGACAAAAGATCAGGTACCTTTAGAGGATATCCAACCTGGTGAACTTAATCAGCCCATTGATGTTCCTcag TTGCATGTCCGAAAGTGCAATGAATGTGGACAGCCTTTACCTGAAAATTTTGAACCTCCTGCTGTTGAACCTTGGACAACTGGAATTTTTGGCTGTGCTGAAGATACAGAAAGTT GCTGGACGGGACTATTTTGTCCATGTGTTCTATTTGGGCGTAATATTGAGAGCTTGAGAGATGATACGCCCTGGACTACACCATGCATTTGTCATGCTATTTGTGTTGAAGGTGGCATTGCATTGGCAGTTGCAACAGCTTTTGTCCATGGTATTGAGCCGAAGACAACATTTCTCATTTACGAGGGTTTGTTGTTTGCTTGGTGGATGTGTGGAATATATACTGGCCTTTCTCGGCAATCCTTACAGAAAAAGTATCATCTCAAG AATTCACCCTGTGATCCTTGCATGGTGCATTGCTGCATGCACTGGTGTGCTTTATGCCAGGAGCATAGAGAGATGAAGGGACGGCTATCAGATGACTTTGTCATGCCAATGACTGTTGTCAACCCTCCTCCTGTTCAAGAGATGACCGCCAATAATGAAAACCAGGATTCCACACCACCACCCTCTGGGACTAGCACAAACTTGGAGATGCAAGCTCTCTAA
- the LOC107947348 gene encoding structural maintenance of chromosomes protein 2-1, with the protein MYIKEICLEGFKSYATRTVVPGFDPFFNAITGLNGSGKSNILDSICFVLGITNLQQVRAANLQELVYKQGQAGITKATVSIIFDNSDRSRSPLGYADHSEITVTRQIVVGGRNKYLINGKLAQPSQVQNLFHSVQLNVNNPHFLIMQGRITKVLNMKPPEILSMLEEAAGTRMYETKKEFALKTLEKKQSKVDEINKLLDQEILPALEKLRKERMQYMQWANGNAELDRLKRFSVAYEYVQAETIRDSAVGEVERVKAKITEIDNDAERTKVEIQDTETNISKLTAQKEATMGGEVKTLSDEVDSLSKSLVQEVSVLESKEDTLKGEKENAEKIIHNIEDLKQSIEGKAIALQKSEQGAADLNKRFEDLSKSLEDLEKEHQAVLAGKSSGNEEKCLEDQLGDAKVAVGTAETELKQLKTKISHCEKELGEKTRQLKSKRAEAVDEENELNSRRKGLEKVEIELENLPYKEGQMEALQKDRASELELIQKLKDEVRDHSAQLANVQFNYRDPVKNFDRTKVKGVVAKLIKVKDSSAMTALEVTAGGKLFNVVVDSENTGKQLLQNGELRRRVTIIPLNKIQPNNVHPRVQQSATRLVGKENAKLALSLVGFDKELESAMEYVFGGTFVCRTTEAAKEVAFNRDIRTPSVTLEGDIFQPSGLLTGGSRRGGGDLLRRLHDLAEAESKLAVHQKKLSEVEAKIADLLPLQKKFTDLKAQLELKMHDLSLFQNRAEKNEHHKLAEMVKSIEQELELARSTVKEKQILYEKLVSTVSELEKSIRDNDNNREGRLKDLERKIKATKAKMQSASKDLKGHINEKEKLVMEREAFIQEQSSLENQLTSLRAQINNLNVEMQEQVAKVDSLKKNHDQLQSKLESARLKMKECDSEISSILKQQQKLQHKLSNVKLERKKLENEVKQMEMEQKDCSTKVDKLIEKHAWIATERQLFGRSGTDYDFASRDPHKAREELDKLQTEQSSLEKRVNKKVMAMFEKAEDEYNDLMSKKNTVENDKSKIKKTIEELDEKKKETLKVTWVKVNHDFGSIFSTLLPGTLAKLEPPEGCSFLDGLEVRVAFGGVWKQSLSELSGGQRSLLALSLILALLLFKPAPLYILDEVDAALDLSHTQNIGRMIKAHFPHSQFIVVSLKEGMFNNANVLFRTKFVDGVSTVLRTVASKSSR; encoded by the exons ATGTACATCAAGGAAATATGTTTGGAAGGGTTCAAATCCTACGCCACGAGGACCGTCGTCCCTGGTTTCGATCCCTTCTTCAATGCCATTACGGGTTTAAACGGGTCGGGGAAATCCAACATTTTGGACTCGATTTGCTTTGTCCTAGGTATCACCAATTTGCAGCAAGTTCGAGCTGCCAATCTTCAAGAGCTCGTTTACAAGCAAGGCCAAGCTGGAATTACTAAGGCAACTGTCTCCATTATTTTCGACAACTCCGATAGATCTCGGAGTCCACTTGGTTATGCGGATCACTCTGAGATTACAGTAACTCGACAA ATTGTAGTTGGTGGGAGGAACAAATATTTGATCAATGGAAAACTTGCGCAGCCAAGCCAAGTACAGAACCTTTTCCATTCGGTTCAACTTAATGTTAATAATCCGCATTTTCTGATAATGCAAGGTCGCATCACCAAGGTTTTAAATATGAAACCTCCTGAGATTTTATCAATGCTTGAAGAGGCTGCTGGAACAAGAATGTATGAAACAAAGAAAGAGTTCGCATTGAAAACACTCGAGAAGAAACAGAGTAAGGTAGATGAGATAAATAAGCTTCTTGATCAAGAAATACTGCCTGCTTTGGAGAAGTTAAGAAAAGAACGGATGCAGTATATGCAATGGGCTAATGGGAATGCGGAGCTGGATCGACTTAAAAGGTTTTCTGTTGCTTATGAGTATGTTCAAGCAGAGACGATTAGAGATAGTGCGGTTGGTGAAGTGGAAAGGGTAAAGGCAAAGATAACTGAAATTGATAATGATGCAGAAAGAACAAAGGTGGAAATTCAGGATACAGAGACAAATATATCGAAGTTGACTGCTCAAAAGGAAGCTACTATGGGTGGAGAAGTTAAAACCTTGTCTGATGAAGTAGATTCACTATCTAAATCTCTAGTGCAGGAAGTGTCTGTGCTGGAGAGTAAAGAGGATACTCTCAAGGGTGAGAAAGAGAATGCTGAAAAG ATCATTCACAACATTGAAGATTTAAAGCAGTCTATTGAAGGTAAAGCTATTGCACTGCAAAAGTCTGAACAAGGAGCAGCTGATCTGAACAAGAGATTTGAGGATCTTTCTAAGAGTTTGGAAGATCTTGAAAAGGAACACCAG GCTGTCCTAGCTGGCAAGAGCAGTGGAAATGAAGAGAAATGTCTAGAGGATCAACTAGGAGATGCCAAAGTTGCTGTTGGGACTGCTGAAACAGAATTGAAGCAGCTGAAAACAAAAATTAGCCATTGTGAAAAGGAGCTAGGAGAGAAAACACGCCAATTAAAGTCAAAGCGTGCAGAAGCAGTTGATGAGGAGAATGAGCTTAATTCTAGGAGAAAAGGTTTGGAAAAAGTTGAAATTGAGTTGGAAAATCTTCCATACAAAGAAGGCCAGATGGAAGCATTGCAAAAG GACCGTGCATCTGAGTTGGAGCTCATCCAGAAGCTGAAAGATGAAGTACGGGATCATTCAGCACAGTTAGCAAATGTTCAGTTCAATTATCGTGATCCTGTGAAAAATTTTGACCGGACAAAGGTGAAAGGAGTGGTTGCAAAACTAATAAAAGTGAAGGATAGCTCAGCAATGACAGCCTTAGAG GTTACTGCAGGTGGAAAGTTATTTAATGTGGTCGTTGACAGTGAAAATACAGGAAAGCAGCTGCTTCAGAATGGTGAACTACGAAGAAGAGTAACAATTATACCTTTAAACAAAATCCAACCTAATAATGTTCACCCTAGGGTTCAGCAGTCTGCTACTAGATTG GTTGGCAAGGAGAATGCAAAGCTGGCACTTTCTTTGGTTGGCTTTGATAAGGAATTGGAG AGTGCTATGGAATATGTATTTGGTGGCACTTTTGTTTGTAGAACCACTGAAGCTGCAAAGGAG GTTGCTTTTAATCGGGACATTCGTACTCCTAGTGTCACCCTTGAAGGTGATATATTTCAACCTAGTGGTCTCTTAACTGGTGGAAGCCGCAG GGGTGGTGGTGATCTTCTAAGGCGACTTCATGATTTGGCAGAGGCTGAATCAAAACTTGCAGTGCACCAGAAGAAGTTATCAGAAGTTGAAGCAAAG ATTGCAGACCTTCTGCCTCTTCAGAAAAAGTTCACGGACCTTAAAGCACAGTTAGAACTTAAAATGCATGACCTTTCCTTGTTTCAAAACAGGGCAGAGAAAAATGAGCATCATAAG CTTGCAGAAATGGTAAAGAGCATCGAGCAAGAACTTGAACTAGCAAGATCAACTGTTAAAGAAAAGCAGATTTTGTATGAAAAACTTGTTAGTACAGTTTCAGAACTTGAAAAATCAATTAGggataatgataataatagagAGGGCAGACTTAAAGACTTGGAGAGGAAGATTAAGGCCACAAAAGCTAAAATGCAGTCAGCTTCAAAGGATCTCAAG GGGCATATAAATGAAAAAGAGAAACTTGTCATGGAACGGGAGGCATTCATACAAGAACAATCATCTTTAGAGAATCAATTGACTTCTTTGAGAGCGCAAATTAACAATCTCAATGTGGAAATGCAGGAACAAGTGGCCAAG GTTGATTccctaaaaaaaaatcatgaccAGTTGCAATCTAAGTTGGAGTCTGCTCGTTTAAAGATGAAGGAGTGTGATTCTGAAATTAGCAGTATTCTTAAGCAGCAACAAAAACTTCAGCATAAGCTTAGCAACGTGAAGCTTGAGAGGAAAAAGTTGGAAAATGAG GTAAAGCAAATGGAGATGGAGCAGAAAGATTGCTCCACGAAAGTAGACAAACTGATTGAGAAGCATGCCTGGATTGCTACTGAAAGGCAACTTTTTGGCAGAAGTGGGACAGATTATGATTTTGCATCCCGTGATCCTCATAAAGCAAGGGAAGAACTTGACAAGCTTCAAACTGAACAATCAAG CCTTGAAAAAAGAGTAAATAAGAAAGTGATGGCGATGTTTGAGAAAGCTGAAGATGAGTATAATGATTTGATGTCGAAGAAAAACACTGTGGAG AACGACAAATCTAAAATTAAGAAGACAATTGAAGAGCTagatgagaagaagaaagaaacactAAAGGTCACTTGGGTCAAAGTTAACCA TGATTTTGGGTCCATCTTTTCTACGCTGTTGCCGGGAACTCTGGCAAAGCTCGAACCACCAGAAGGCTGCAGCTTCTTAGATGGTCTTGAGGTCCGTGTTGCATTTGGTGGTGTTTGGAAACAGTCCTTGTCTGAGTTGAGTGGAGGTCAACGGTCTCTACTTGCACTTTCACTAATCTTGGCTCTGCTGCTGTTTAAACCAGCTCCACTTTATATACTTGACGAA GTTGATGCTGCACTAGATCTAAGCCACACTCAGAATATAGGGAGAATGATTAAGGCTCACTTTCCGCACTCCCAG TTTATTGTTGTTTCACTGAAAGAGGGCATGTTTAATAACGCCAACGTTCTTTTCCGAACAAAATTCGTGGATGGTGTTTCCACAGTCCTGAGGACCGTTGCATCTAAGTCTAGCAGGTGA